A section of the Metabacillus endolithicus genome encodes:
- a CDS encoding RNA polymerase sigma factor — protein MKYEFEDLLKEKMKMLYRYLLKLGVNEADSHDVIQDTMIKALSYIGEIEATKLNSWLYRVALNKKGKEEDDY, from the coding sequence ATGAAATATGAGTTTGAGGATTTGCTAAAAGAAAAAATGAAGATGCTTTATCGATATTTACTTAAACTTGGGGTTAATGAAGCTGATTCACATGATGTAATCCAAGACACAATGATTAAAGCCTTATCGTACATAGGAGAAATTGAAGCAACTAAGCTAAACTCATGGTTATATAGAGTGGCGCTAAATAAAAAAGGCAAAGAAGAGGACGATTATTAA
- a CDS encoding HXXEE domain-containing protein: MKTNTEYDVSKFRRFLILFPPLYLVHDIEEILTVEKFLKENSNIIPFSVTTLEFSFAFTLLWIFASIGCYKAFYGNRFIGMKPATFLAFLVPGILLANGIGHILQFFFFKDYVPGIITSTLILIPYSFFTAKFLISERVMTKIRILSYLLLGFIAQAPLALMALYTSKILI, from the coding sequence ATGAAAACAAATACAGAATATGATGTATCAAAGTTTAGAAGGTTTTTAATACTTTTCCCTCCATTGTATTTGGTTCATGATATCGAAGAAATCCTAACCGTTGAGAAGTTTCTTAAAGAAAATTCAAATATAATACCCTTTAGCGTAACAACTTTGGAATTTTCATTTGCGTTTACTTTACTATGGATTTTTGCTTCAATAGGCTGTTATAAAGCATTCTATGGCAACAGGTTTATTGGCATGAAACCAGCTACTTTCCTTGCATTCTTAGTACCTGGTATTCTTTTAGCCAATGGTATCGGTCATATATTGCAATTCTTTTTCTTCAAAGATTATGTTCCAGGCATCATTACATCAACATTGATTTTAATTCCTTACTCGTTTTTTACAGCTAAGTTTCTTATTTCTGAAAGAGTAATGACTAAAATAAGAATTCTTAGCTATCTATTATTAGGGTTTATTGCCCAAGCACCTCTTGCGCTAATGGCACTTTATACTTCAAAAATCCTAATATAA
- a CDS encoding CGNR zinc finger domain-containing protein, protein MTNQNKYPLISGNLSLDLVNTEVIRHGNRLDLLLSEQDLIEWIHTLKVNTTHSFLQDELFIKINDEKKKVLSAIRNMRDILRENFEVIADKGIISGDFVSYLEKKIEKAPFTYKLVNESLIPCPMGEIDDIIISFISFDVLTLIEQNELNKMKRCANEECVLLFIDQSGRRKWCSMKICGNRKKVKRFQQKHENNL, encoded by the coding sequence ATGACGAACCAAAATAAATACCCTTTAATATCAGGTAATCTGTCGCTTGATCTAGTAAACACAGAAGTTATAAGACATGGAAACCGTCTAGATTTATTACTATCTGAACAAGACTTAATTGAATGGATTCACACTTTAAAAGTCAATACAACTCATTCTTTTTTGCAAGATGAGCTTTTTATAAAGATAAATGATGAAAAGAAAAAAGTGTTATCCGCAATTAGAAATATGCGAGACATTTTAAGAGAAAACTTTGAAGTGATAGCTGATAAGGGGATAATATCGGGAGACTTCGTATCTTATTTAGAGAAAAAAATTGAAAAAGCACCTTTTACCTATAAACTTGTGAACGAATCTCTAATTCCTTGTCCAATGGGAGAAATAGACGACATTATTATATCTTTCATTTCTTTCGACGTTTTGACCTTAATTGAGCAAAATGAGTTAAATAAGATGAAAAGATGTGCTAACGAAGAATGTGTGCTTTTATTTATAGATCAATCCGGAAGACGTAAATGGTGTTCAATGAAAATTTGCGGTAATAGAAAAAAAGTTAAACGATTTCAACAAAAACATGAAAATAATTTATGA
- a CDS encoding DUF4179 domain-containing protein codes for MKDIYELLNDIDIDESEFEEMEVSEFEKAKVKKTLKKSLNKKRKMKGWKRNITAATIIFGLSASAFGLTFPAYAGNLPVIGDIFRFLDNGRTGLYDNYKEYSTEINMTEESKGISVTINDAIYDGKTVSVTYSIESDRDLGNDPYILGHLDIKGSTGHAGSSTISKLDENHYVGLITASSMNLKNEDIVKVNLNIESITNQEKEEEVKGNWSFALALDATESNTQQLSDYSVEGNGVQVNVNEISITPMSFIVYYEQIVSEGIRNTWHGVDVELEVKDNLGNRYSGEGNGGSGDIDGYNINWSKTFEKLNEKASKLIITPHITLREYTSENFGSVEITENGEHIEIPIPKKPGKGKEEFVLEDIVIELGS; via the coding sequence GTGAAGGATATCTATGAATTATTAAATGATATAGACATAGACGAAAGTGAATTTGAGGAGATGGAAGTAAGTGAATTTGAAAAGGCAAAAGTAAAAAAGACACTAAAAAAATCATTAAATAAGAAGAGAAAAATGAAGGGGTGGAAACGGAACATTACTGCAGCAACGATTATCTTCGGCTTATCGGCTTCAGCATTCGGATTAACGTTCCCTGCCTATGCTGGTAATCTTCCTGTCATAGGAGACATTTTTAGATTTTTGGATAATGGAAGAACTGGCCTCTATGATAATTATAAAGAATATTCTACAGAGATAAATATGACAGAAGAAAGTAAAGGGATTAGCGTTACGATAAATGACGCTATTTATGATGGGAAAACTGTGTCTGTAACATATTCAATCGAAAGTGATCGAGATTTAGGAAATGATCCTTATATTTTAGGACACCTAGACATAAAGGGTTCAACAGGACATGCAGGTAGCTCTACCATATCAAAGTTAGACGAAAATCACTATGTTGGTCTTATAACGGCTAGCAGCATGAATCTTAAGAATGAAGATATAGTGAAAGTAAACTTGAATATAGAAAGTATAACTAATCAAGAAAAGGAGGAAGAAGTTAAAGGGAATTGGAGTTTTGCACTTGCTTTAGATGCAACCGAAAGCAATACGCAACAATTAAGTGATTATAGCGTAGAGGGGAATGGAGTACAAGTAAATGTTAATGAAATATCTATCACACCGATGTCCTTTATTGTTTATTATGAGCAAATAGTTTCTGAGGGAATCAGAAACACATGGCATGGCGTAGACGTAGAGTTAGAAGTGAAAGATAATTTAGGAAATCGTTATTCAGGTGAAGGTAATGGAGGATCAGGCGATATTGATGGATATAATATTAATTGGAGTAAAACATTTGAAAAATTAAACGAAAAAGCATCGAAACTGATCATAACTCCACACATCACCTTAAGGGAATATACTTCTGAAAATTTTGGCTCTGTCGAAATAACCGAGAATGGAGAACATATAGAAATTCCAATTCCAAAGAAACCTGGTAAGGGCAAAGAAGAATTTGTATTAGAGGATATTGTTATTGAATTAGGGAGTTAA
- a CDS encoding anti sigma factor C-terminal domain-containing protein, with product MYEYSFLNSYSRISSRNQFEFSEGEEEPSNRHIYHTDTMQREMQFYHPKVTYEYYLNDIPLLEKHPNKYAEMAISFDKNYTIAEIKKMLPEQVSPVWYWVDTNDNLKYLNEIDMPEAAHYVYGFDAQKGDIEFGNGTEKDFILALKSGLEMSKKYKNEYKRIYDFLRQGKKEPSPKDVKVIGVVVTGSTEELKKLQNQPYAKAIVLGAVVEDK from the coding sequence GTGTATGAATATAGTTTTTTAAATAGTTATAGTCGAATTAGTAGTCGTAACCAATTCGAATTTAGTGAAGGTGAAGAAGAGCCAAGTAATAGACATATCTATCATACTGACACAATGCAAAGAGAAATGCAGTTTTACCACCCAAAAGTTACTTATGAATATTACTTAAATGATATACCTCTTTTGGAAAAGCATCCAAATAAATATGCTGAGATGGCTATTTCCTTCGATAAAAACTACACTATTGCAGAAATTAAAAAGATGCTGCCAGAACAGGTTTCACCTGTTTGGTATTGGGTGGATACTAACGACAATCTAAAGTATCTTAATGAAATAGATATGCCTGAAGCTGCTCATTACGTATATGGTTTTGATGCACAAAAGGGAGATATTGAGTTTGGTAATGGAACAGAGAAAGATTTTATACTTGCCTTAAAAAGTGGATTGGAAATGAGTAAAAAGTATAAAAACGAATATAAAAGAATATATGACTTCCTACGTCAAGGAAAAAAGGAGCCTTCACCAAAGGATGTTAAAGTCATTGGTGTGGTTGTAACTGGATCTACAGAAGAGCTAAAAAAATTACAAAACCAACCTTACGCAAAGGCCATTGTTCTAGGAGCCGTTGTAGAAGATAAATAA
- the lepB gene encoding signal peptidase I, protein MKKLCTLLLVFVFLVGCSGNKAKFEFGGVSMLPTIKDQQTVIVDLNYYQDNSIKRGDLVLFNITEEDKHIKRVIGLPNENVLIKKGKIYVNEKEVDHEFVFSDIDTMDDRIPEKRIKLKNHEYFLIGDNAPHSVDSRVIGPVDRADIIGKVEDK, encoded by the coding sequence TTGAAAAAATTGTGTACGTTACTTTTAGTTTTTGTATTTTTAGTAGGGTGTTCGGGAAATAAAGCAAAATTTGAATTCGGAGGAGTTTCCATGCTACCAACTATTAAAGACCAACAAACAGTAATTGTTGATTTGAATTATTACCAAGACAATTCAATTAAAAGAGGAGATTTAGTCTTATTCAATATAACAGAAGAAGATAAGCACATAAAAAGAGTGATTGGTTTACCAAATGAAAATGTTCTTATAAAAAAAGGAAAGATATATGTTAATGAAAAAGAAGTAGATCATGAATTTGTGTTTTCAGATATTGATACAATGGATGATCGTATTCCAGAAAAAAGAATTAAATTAAAAAATCATGAATATTTTTTGATTGGAGATAATGCACCACATAGTGTTGATAGTAGAGTGATTGGCCCAGTTGATAGAGCGGATATAATAGGAAAAGTTGAAGATAAGTAA
- a CDS encoding TIGR01777 family oxidoreductase, which translates to MKKVVLAGGTGFIGEYFQEKFKELGYEVSIISRQKQHISWEDQTGIIEALENSELLINLAGKSVNCRYNEENKNEIMNSRIRTTTILGESIQACNNPPKIWMNSSTATIYRHAEDRPMTEENGEFGSGFSVNVATNWEKTFFSFDLPKTRQIALRIAIVLGKNGGVIIPYRNLVKFGLGGIQGTGNQMFSWIHVEDLFQIILFLKDKEDLNGVFNCSSPEPVSNRKLMQELRKTMNIPFGIPSPKWVLEIGSMLIKTETELVLKSRWVLPERLEREGYTFTFGTLDKTLQDIL; encoded by the coding sequence ATGAAAAAAGTAGTTTTAGCAGGGGGAACAGGCTTCATCGGTGAATATTTTCAAGAAAAATTTAAGGAATTAGGATATGAGGTATCTATCATATCAAGGCAAAAACAACATATTTCTTGGGAAGATCAAACTGGAATCATAGAGGCATTGGAGAATAGTGAACTTCTTATTAATCTTGCTGGAAAATCTGTGAATTGTAGATACAATGAAGAGAATAAGAATGAAATAATGAATTCAAGGATTAGGACCACAACAATCCTAGGAGAGTCTATACAGGCATGTAATAATCCACCTAAGATTTGGATGAATTCCAGTACGGCAACTATTTATCGACACGCAGAAGATCGTCCAATGACAGAAGAAAATGGAGAGTTTGGTTCTGGATTCTCTGTTAATGTTGCAACAAACTGGGAGAAAACCTTCTTTTCCTTTGACTTACCAAAAACGAGACAAATCGCATTACGCATTGCTATTGTATTAGGTAAGAACGGCGGAGTTATTATACCTTATCGAAATTTAGTGAAATTTGGACTCGGAGGTATTCAGGGAACGGGAAATCAAATGTTTAGTTGGATACATGTCGAGGACTTGTTTCAAATCATTCTCTTTTTGAAAGATAAAGAAGATTTAAATGGTGTTTTTAATTGCTCTTCACCGGAACCTGTTAGTAATCGTAAATTGATGCAAGAACTAAGAAAAACGATGAATATTCCATTCGGTATACCATCACCCAAATGGGTGCTGGAGATTGGCTCCATGCTAATTAAAACTGAAACAGAATTGGTATTAAAAAGTCGGTGGGTTCTTCCAGAGCGGTTAGAACGTGAAGGTTACACGTTTACCTTTGGAACTCTTGATAAGACGTTACAAGACATTTTGTGA
- a CDS encoding DinB family protein: protein MKSYLFKQLRFVRNQTLSHVDGVNNESSHCIPKGFNNNIKWNLGHIYVVQENFAFRNFEDKMLIPRNFKNYFGLGTNPEHWDAAVPDIHELIQLLTNQVIRVEQTLESQLKKSFGKPYVTSTGMELTTVEEFLSFCLYHEGMHFDAIKSIKRTFEID from the coding sequence ATGAAGAGTTATCTTTTCAAACAATTACGTTTTGTTAGAAATCAGACTTTATCTCATGTTGATGGTGTTAATAATGAAAGTTCACATTGTATACCGAAAGGATTTAACAATAACATTAAATGGAATTTAGGTCACATATATGTTGTTCAAGAAAACTTCGCATTTCGGAATTTTGAAGATAAAATGTTGATTCCAAGAAATTTTAAAAATTACTTTGGTCTAGGAACGAATCCAGAGCATTGGGATGCAGCTGTACCAGATATACATGAATTAATTCAATTATTAACAAACCAAGTGATAAGAGTAGAGCAAACGTTAGAAAGTCAATTAAAAAAATCATTTGGGAAACCCTATGTAACTTCAACAGGTATGGAATTAACAACTGTAGAAGAGTTTCTTAGTTTTTGTTTATATCATGAAGGGATGCATTTCGATGCAATTAAATCAATCAAGAGAACTTTCGAGATTGATTGA
- a CDS encoding GNAT family N-acetyltransferase yields the protein MPFVETNRLKLVTFTVQMMESLLISKSELEKIVPYNIAEGYPMEVYRQFFAYKIERFRRFPDENEWEGIIINKEDNTIIGDMGFKGGPNEEGIIDIGYSIVPNYQGKGYATEMGKAMVEWGLSQPNVKKVVATCDHDNLSSQRVLHKIGFSLTNTTDKKLYWSY from the coding sequence TTGCCATTTGTAGAAACGAACAGACTTAAGTTAGTTACTTTTACAGTTCAGATGATGGAGTCTTTATTAATAAGTAAAAGTGAACTAGAAAAGATCGTTCCATATAATATAGCAGAAGGTTATCCTATGGAAGTTTATAGACAATTTTTCGCTTATAAGATTGAGAGGTTTCGAAGATTTCCTGATGAGAATGAATGGGAAGGAATAATTATTAATAAGGAAGATAACACAATTATAGGTGACATGGGATTTAAAGGTGGACCAAACGAAGAGGGAATTATTGATATAGGTTATAGCATTGTACCAAACTACCAAGGTAAAGGATATGCTACGGAAATGGGAAAAGCAATGGTCGAATGGGGATTATCTCAACCAAATGTTAAAAAAGTAGTAGCAACTTGTGATCATGATAATCTATCTTCCCAAAGAGTTCTACATAAAATTGGATTTTCCTTAACGAATACGACAGATAAAAAGCTTTATTGGTCTTATTAA
- a CDS encoding DinB family protein, whose amino-acid sequence MEKYEYEWVKQTRQILLEQCKEIKENDFTRESGFGFQSIRDTLVHVAGCYHAWLGSFVLSETTSPLLTKEAIEKMRISDIQYYFQQADKYVDAVFERFTVTFDDLIEKELSWKDGSGTVRKTPHQLLTHSITHEFHHKGQIVAMLRLFGYIPKNTDILGLPEKEFIK is encoded by the coding sequence ATGGAAAAATATGAATATGAGTGGGTAAAACAAACGAGACAGATTTTATTAGAACAGTGTAAAGAAATAAAGGAAAATGATTTTACAAGAGAAAGTGGATTTGGTTTTCAGAGTATAAGGGATACATTAGTCCATGTGGCAGGGTGTTATCACGCTTGGCTTGGTTCTTTCGTACTTTCAGAAACAACATCACCACTATTAACAAAAGAAGCAATAGAAAAGATGAGGATAAGTGATATTCAATATTATTTTCAACAAGCAGACAAATATGTAGATGCTGTATTTGAACGATTTACTGTAACATTTGATGATCTTATCGAAAAAGAACTTTCTTGGAAAGATGGAAGTGGAACTGTTAGAAAAACACCACATCAATTACTGACCCATTCTATTACGCATGAATTTCATCATAAAGGACAAATTGTAGCGATGCTACGTCTTTTTGGCTACATACCTAAAAACACGGACATATTAGGACTTCCTGAAAAGGAGTTTATTAAATAA
- a CDS encoding GNAT family N-acetyltransferase produces the protein MYRDLDLMIRPVTTNDLYALWELTYKEESPEWKKWDAPYFEHKEITYEKYLTNQDNLVNQDDYWIIEVNDNIIGTVSYYWEHKPSNWLEMGIGIYDPKYWSGGYGTRAFKLWINHLFYSLPLVRVGFTTWSGNYRMVKVGEKLGMTLEARLRKCRYYDGEYYDSIRMGLLREEWEQSKVTKEFFT, from the coding sequence ATGTATCGTGATTTAGATTTAATGATAAGACCTGTAACGACTAATGATTTATATGCTCTTTGGGAGTTAACCTATAAAGAAGAGTCACCTGAATGGAAGAAGTGGGATGCTCCTTATTTTGAACATAAGGAAATTACCTATGAGAAGTATTTAACTAATCAAGATAACCTTGTTAATCAAGATGATTACTGGATTATAGAAGTTAACGATAACATTATCGGGACAGTTAGTTATTATTGGGAACATAAACCTTCAAATTGGCTTGAAATGGGTATAGGCATATATGATCCAAAATATTGGAGTGGAGGATATGGAACTAGAGCCTTTAAGTTATGGATTAATCATTTATTTTACTCTTTACCCTTAGTAAGAGTAGGATTCACCACATGGTCGGGCAATTATAGAATGGTGAAAGTAGGAGAAAAGCTAGGAATGACATTGGAAGCTAGACTTAGAAAATGTCGTTACTATGATGGAGAATATTATGACTCTATCAGAATGGGACTATTAAGAGAAGAGTGGGAACAGTCCAAAGTAACAAAGGAGTTTTTCACTTAA
- a CDS encoding sigma-70 family RNA polymerase sigma factor, with the protein MKSNDKNFIQRLQRQQEDALEFIVDKYLSLIKGITYKILSPLENEGAIEECINDIFLSIWNNSNKFHGDSTDFKKWICAIAKFKAIDYYRKSSKKVEFTSDYMDLNPEKSVEDQLIMVEDKTELIKLINILEPVDRDIFIMKFFLGLNTGDISKKLGVTNTAIDNRIYRGKKKLNSKATNLNLGGSIL; encoded by the coding sequence ATGAAGTCAAATGATAAAAATTTTATACAGCGATTACAACGGCAACAAGAAGACGCATTAGAATTTATAGTTGATAAATATTTATCACTAATTAAAGGGATAACATATAAAATTCTATCTCCACTTGAAAATGAAGGAGCAATAGAAGAATGTATAAACGACATATTTCTTTCAATATGGAACAATTCGAACAAATTCCATGGAGATTCTACAGATTTCAAAAAATGGATTTGTGCAATTGCTAAGTTTAAAGCTATTGATTATTACAGAAAGTCTAGTAAGAAAGTGGAATTCACCTCAGATTATATGGATTTAAATCCTGAAAAATCAGTAGAAGATCAACTCATTATGGTCGAAGACAAAACGGAACTTATCAAGCTAATAAATATCTTAGAGCCTGTGGATCGAGATATTTTTATCATGAAATTCTTTCTAGGTTTAAATACCGGGGATATATCTAAAAAACTAGGGGTAACCAATACTGCGATAGATAATCGAATTTATAGAGGGAAAAAGAAACTAAATAGCAAAGCTACGAATCTTAATTTAGGAGGTAGTATATTGTGA
- a CDS encoding sigma factor regulator N-terminal domain-containing protein, with translation MKKAKKRTIIKQVIISIVVTIILVPIILIGILQLTYRGADNMGRDIAMIDQITRPNHQLSGDVNRSGLFGGEVEYKAIKIIEGIPML, from the coding sequence ATAAAAAAGGCAAAGAAGAGGACGATTATTAAGCAGGTCATCATTTCCATCGTAGTAACAATTATTCTAGTTCCTATTATTCTTATTGGGATTTTACAATTAACATATCGAGGTGCTGATAACATGGGACGAGATATAGCAATGATTGATCAAATAACACGTCCTAATCATCAATTGTCAGGAGATGTTAATAGAAGTGGGTTATTTGGTGGAGAAGTAGAATATAAGGCTATTAAAATAATTGAGGGTATCCCAATGTTATAG
- a CDS encoding tautomerase family protein, translated as MAQIKIYGVKDRLNPIKEVLSNVIHSCMMEALELPSDKKFHRFFPMDQENFYYANERTDAYTVIEISMFEGRTIETKKQLIRLLFERLNSELNISPKDLEITIFETPKHNWGIRGLPGDELALNYNVNV; from the coding sequence ATGGCCCAAATTAAGATTTATGGAGTTAAGGATAGGTTAAATCCAATTAAGGAAGTACTATCGAATGTTATTCATTCGTGTATGATGGAAGCACTTGAACTTCCTTCAGATAAGAAGTTTCATAGATTTTTTCCAATGGATCAAGAAAATTTTTATTATGCAAATGAAAGAACCGATGCATATACCGTAATAGAAATTAGTATGTTCGAAGGTAGAACGATAGAAACTAAGAAACAATTAATTAGGCTATTATTTGAACGCTTAAATAGTGAATTGAATATATCCCCTAAAGATCTTGAAATTACAATTTTCGAAACACCAAAACATAATTGGGGGATAAGAGGATTACCAGGTGATGAGTTAGCATTGAATTACAACGTGAATGTGTAA
- a CDS encoding HPP family protein, which yields METKSVTVPKGHYSIHLLSKMKGKGRSPLKVNSKDAFTGLIGGFLTIFTLVILTNMTSTAWLMAPFGASCVLAFGAWNAPLSQPRNIIGGHLVSTLVGLICFHLFGNEAWVIGLAVGLSIALMMMTKTTHPPAGADPLVVILGAYTWSYLVSPVLIGALIIVFFALIINNFRSDREYPTFWY from the coding sequence ATGGAAACTAAATCAGTCACAGTACCTAAAGGTCATTATTCTATTCACCTATTATCTAAAATGAAAGGAAAAGGAAGAAGTCCATTAAAAGTAAATAGTAAGGATGCTTTTACTGGCCTTATAGGGGGATTTTTAACAATATTTACTTTAGTTATCTTAACTAACATGACTTCAACTGCTTGGTTAATGGCGCCATTTGGTGCAAGTTGTGTTCTTGCATTCGGTGCTTGGAATGCTCCGTTATCACAGCCACGGAATATTATTGGAGGACATCTTGTATCAACTCTTGTCGGCTTAATTTGTTTTCATCTATTCGGGAATGAAGCCTGGGTTATTGGATTAGCGGTAGGTTTATCGATAGCACTAATGATGATGACTAAAACGACCCATCCGCCAGCAGGAGCTGATCCACTTGTTGTTATCCTTGGTGCTTATACTTGGAGTTATTTAGTTTCACCAGTTTTAATTGGGGCCTTAATCATTGTGTTTTTTGCATTAATTATTAATAATTTCCGAAGCGACCGCGAATATCCGACTTTTTGGTATTGA
- a CDS encoding YesK family protein, translating into MSFFIPFITALIPSLVILMFSWWFGKRGYPLFVRILPGILLSVMAIIIFYISITQIRGFEGGLYGIFSFVLIILGIISFFIGIKVTANRN; encoded by the coding sequence ATGTCTTTCTTCATACCTTTTATAACGGCATTAATACCAAGTCTTGTTATTTTGATGTTTTCGTGGTGGTTCGGAAAACGAGGTTATCCATTGTTTGTAAGAATCCTGCCTGGAATCCTATTAAGTGTAATGGCCATTATTATCTTTTATATTAGTATTACTCAAATCAGGGGATTTGAAGGTGGACTATATGGCATATTTAGTTTCGTTTTAATCATATTAGGCATTATTTCTTTCTTTATCGGAATAAAGGTTACTGCTAACCGTAATTAA